The following coding sequences lie in one Lolium perenne isolate Kyuss_39 chromosome 2, Kyuss_2.0, whole genome shotgun sequence genomic window:
- the LOC127331292 gene encoding putative 4-hydroxy-4-methyl-2-oxoglutarate aldolase 2: MAALPLATAEVCDANSHLITNGELRALQPIFQIYGRRQVFAGPIVTLKVFEDNVLVREFLEEKGQGRVLVVDGGGSLRCAILGGNPVQQAQNNGWAGIVVNGCIRDVDEINGCDIGVRALNSHPMKANKKGMGEKHVPVTIAGTRICDGEWLYADTDGILVSRTELIV; the protein is encoded by the coding sequence ATGGCAGCGCTGCCATTGGCCACCGCCGAGGTGTGCGACGCAAACTCGCACCTGATCACCAACGGCGAGCTCCGCGCCCTCCAGCCCATCTTCCAGATCTACGGGAGGCGGCAGGTCTTCGCTGGCCCCATCGTGACACTCAAGGTGTTTGAGGACAACGTCCTAGTGCGTGAGTTCCTGGAGGAGAAGGGCCAGGGCAGGGTGCTGGTGGTCGATGGTGGTGGCAGCCTGCGCTGCGCCATCCTGGGTGGCAACCCCGTCCAGCAGGCGCAGAACAACGGTTGGGCGGGCATCGTGGTGAACGGGTGCATCCGGGACGTGGACGAGATCAACGGGTGCGACATTGGCGTGCGGGCACTCAACTCGCACCCAATGAAGGCAAACAAGAAGGGGATGGGCGAGAAGCATGTCCCAGTGACCATTGCTGGCACCAGGATCTGCGACGGCGAGTGGCTCTACGCTGACACCGACGGGATCCTCGTCTCCAGGACTGAGCTGATCGTGTAG
- the LOC127328238 gene encoding uncharacterized protein, which produces MVKLARALDFPRSEVYYDVMEKMNFKVTYTLHAKRGGEVMGLDCEFTDPHKGNQRAAVLQLSVAQHTLVFHIVHADEVPQLVIDFFADKNIRFCDAAIHNDVDMLQTYAIFIPSAINLQQILQNPVPRKHTPSLYDLASDIAAYSVWRGRSTQQQQPSSSASYYLFT; this is translated from the exons ATGGTCAAGCTAGCTCGCGCCCTTGACTTCCCTCGATCTGAAGTCTACTACGATGTCATGGAGAAGATGAATTTCAAGGTCACGTACACCCTCCATGCGAAGAGGGGTGGAGAG GTCATGGGCTTGGACTGCGAGTTCACCGACCCTCACAAGGGTAACCAACGCGCCGCCGTCCTGCAACTCTCCGTCGCGCAACATACTCTGGTCTTCCATATTGTGCATGCCGATGAAGTGCCACAACTGGTCATCGATTTCTTTGCGGACAAGAACATCAGATTCTGTGACGCGGCAATCCACAATGATGTGGATATGTTGCAGACCTACGCAATTTTTATTCCGTCTGCGATCAACCTCCAGCAGATCCTCCAGAACCCCGTCCCAAGAAAGCATACTCCGAGTTTGTATGATTTG GCTTCAGATATAGCAGCATATTCAGTTTGGAGGGGCAGAAGCACGCAGCAACAGCAGCCCTCCTCGTCTGCCTCCTACTATCTTTTTACATAG
- the LOC127328239 gene encoding F-box/LRR-repeat protein At4g14103-like produces MDSLSAKRRPRRDRLSNLQDDLLGHVLSFLPTEEAGRAAVLSRRWRRVIADVHTISFQEGHIDRVTAALLARRRCSGGETRLRCLRVALGPYMSSDSSTLHHWLSYALDYGVQELHLVTRRQGSYDISCCVTGCRRVDDIKLGFAHGGYVYSAEADKYSESFDQDWEDDDPIDLPAKKLFSCATLRALHLVSCSLRGLPSTIDLPSLETLALIDISPLSSSGEDIQRLVSSCPRLGCLALEDCEITDITVAPEARGEVPVEPCFTFVGGGALTAIASAKINVCSTGIWPNGKIDFGRLKEELLLPFVSAAHLHLGWVDRSDALAGGDDFFAEFPLFNNLTRLELGSRLMDPRVVAAVTGILRQTPNLTVLSLQIGKHGSSGSPEWGTGDHLYQWSFAVDVPDVQAAQCLRERVKEVSVEQYEGANVQRMLLKSLLRGALVLQSLRVVFANGRNSALDELANEIRSWSANPTTTRMAFC; encoded by the exons ATGGATTCGTTGTCCGCCAAGAGGCGGCCCCGACGCGACCGCCTCAGCAACCTCCAGGACGACCTGCTCGGCCACGTCCTCTCTTTCCTCCCAACCGAAGAGGCCGGCCGCGCCGCCGTCCTGTCCCGCCGATGGCGCCGTGTCATCGCCGACGTCCACACCATATCTTTCCAAGAGGGACATATCGACAGGGTCACCGCTGCGCTCCTGGCCCGGAGACGCTGTAGCGGCGGGGAGACGCGGCTGCGCTGCCTCCGCGTGGCCTTGGGCCCGTACATGTCGTCGGACTCTTCTACTCTCCACCACTGGCTCTCCTACGCCCTCGACTATGGCGTCCAGGAGCTCCACCTCGTAACACGCAGGCAGGGTTCCTACGACATCTCCTGCTGCGTAACCGGTTGCCGTCGGGTCGACGACATCAAGCTCGGCTTCGCTCATGGCGGCTACGTCTACTCTGCAGAAGCTGACAAGTACAGCGAATCATTCGATCAGGATTGGGAAGACGACGATCCAATCGACCTTCCGGCAAAGAAGCTCTTTTCCTGCGCTACCCTGCGAGCGCTTCACCTCGTCTCCTGCTCCCTGCGCGGGCTGCCGTCCACCATCGATCTCCCGTCCCTGGAGACGCTGGCGCTGATCGATATCTCGCCCTTATCTTCCAGCGGGGAAGACATCCAGCGGCTCGTCTCCAGCTGCCCGCGCCTTGGCTGCCTGGCGCTCGAGGACTGCGAGATCACCGACATCACGGTGGCGCCAGAAGCCAG AGGCGAGGTCCCCGTCGAGCCGTGTTTCACGTTCGTGGGCGGCGGTGCGCTAACAGCCATCGCTTCGGCAAAGATCAACGTCTGCAGCACCGGCATCTGGCCCAACGGGAAGATCGACTTCGGGAGGCTCAAAGAGGAGCTCCTGCTCCCGTTCGTGAGCGCCGCGCACCTCCACCTCGGCTGGGTCGACCGATCCGACgccctcgccggcggcgacgattTCTTTGCCGAATTCCCCCTGTTCAACAACCTCACGAGGCTCGAGCTCGGGAGCCGTCTGATGGATCCGCGGGTCGTAGCAGCGGTGACAGGGATCCTGCGGCAGACGCCGAACCTCACTGTTCTGTCGCTCCAGATCGGCAAGCACGGCAGCAGTGGCTCACCTGAGTGGGGCACCGGCGATCATCTGTACCAATGGAGCTTCGCCGTGGACGTGCCGGATGTGCAGGCGGCGCAGTGCCTGCGGGAGCGGGTCAAGGAGGTGAGCGTGGAGCAGTACGAGGGGGCCAACGTGCAGAGGATGCTGCTCAAGTCCTTGCTCCGCGGCGCCCTGGTGCTCCAGTCGCTACGTGTCGTCTTCGCCAACGGAAGAAACTCCGCGCTGGACGAGTTGGCGAATGAAATCAGAAGCTGGTCAGCGAATCCTACTACTACAAGAATGGCATTTTGTTAA